One genomic segment of Clostridium estertheticum subsp. estertheticum includes these proteins:
- a CDS encoding DNA polymerase III subunit delta', translating to MSFMDIIGHSNIKNQITKAIQLDKLSHAHILVGEDGIGKSILARNIGLMILGENEDRQYVDLVEWQIDKNKSTIGVSSIRTLIEEINKKPFEGDKKVIIIYHAHKMTVQAQNAFLKTIEEPPKNVTILLLCENLEVILDTIKSRCQIHKLKNLNIDEMKEFLSKNYSDLLMDQIKVILAFSDGIPGKAEKFIKDNNFKDIRDITLEILLKLNSAKTEELIKYEKKLSNQKDDFYEILTAFLSYIRDTIIYKEVEEENLIINIDKLLAIKELANIFSFNKLNGIINIINDTRENLDRNVNPALAFEVMLLKMQEG from the coding sequence ATGAGTTTTATGGATATAATAGGACATAGTAATATAAAAAATCAAATAACTAAGGCGATACAATTGGATAAATTATCGCATGCTCATATTTTAGTTGGAGAAGATGGTATAGGCAAAAGCATACTGGCAAGAAATATAGGGCTTATGATTTTAGGTGAAAATGAAGATAGGCAGTATGTTGATTTGGTGGAATGGCAAATTGATAAAAACAAGAGCACAATAGGTGTTAGTTCCATAAGAACCTTAATTGAAGAGATTAATAAAAAACCTTTTGAAGGAGATAAGAAAGTTATAATTATTTATCACGCTCACAAAATGACAGTGCAGGCACAAAATGCTTTTTTAAAAACAATTGAAGAACCACCTAAAAATGTGACTATACTCTTATTGTGTGAAAATCTTGAAGTCATATTGGATACAATAAAATCAAGATGTCAGATACATAAGCTAAAGAATTTAAATATAGATGAGATGAAAGAGTTTTTAAGCAAAAATTATTCTGATTTATTAATGGATCAAATAAAAGTGATTTTAGCTTTTAGTGATGGAATACCAGGAAAGGCTGAAAAGTTTATTAAAGATAATAATTTCAAGGATATAAGAGATATTACCTTGGAAATATTACTTAAGTTAAATAGCGCTAAAACTGAGGAACTGATTAAATATGAAAAGAAATTATCCAATCAAAAAGACGATTTTTACGAAATATTAACTGCATTTCTTTCGTATATTAGGGATACTATAATATATAAGGAAGTTGAAGAAGAAAATTTAATTATTAATATAGATAAACTACTAGCTATAAAAGAGTTAGCTAATATATTTTCATTTAACAAGTTAAATGGTATTATAAATATAATCAATGATACTAGAGAGAACTTAGATAGAAACGTTAACCCAGCGTTAGCGTTTGAAGTAATGTTACTTAAAATGCAGGAGGGTTAA
- a CDS encoding aminotransferase class I/II-fold pyridoxal phosphate-dependent enzyme yields MSRLPLVDGVLTYIKEKNVPFCMPGHKGGLGFLKTAKGRELYENFIKGDITEVDGLDNLHHAEGIIKESQQLLSSYYGSIKSYFLVNGSTSGNFTMVFSTFNEGDKIIVERNCHRSIFNAIIMRKLKPVYIKNKINSKYDVPFPFDKESFLYLIHENKDAKGIIITYPNYYGICLDLPYIIATAKKYNIKVLVDAAHGAHFGANKLLPENPLKMGANMVVMSAHKTLPSLTQTAFLHVGEDIDISKVDFYVSAFLSTSPSYMFLCSMDYARFYIEEYGENDYEELIKICKFNRVKINKLDKFHILGQEDLEDVSGNSIKYINKYTLDLTRYILNVPKGYSGHKLLEYLRINKIQAEMSDSRNVVLIFSPFTKQQDFEKLYLALKDCDMESLKEQYVQIIDYDIPSQSMFPYEVMFREKTIVELKNSEGEICAEAIVPYPPGIPIVMPGERLDEYNIAMIIYYLKYNVTVLGVNDGKVAIVK; encoded by the coding sequence TTGTCAAGATTACCACTTGTAGATGGAGTGTTAACATATATAAAAGAAAAAAATGTTCCCTTTTGTATGCCAGGCCACAAAGGAGGTCTTGGTTTTTTAAAAACTGCGAAAGGTAGAGAACTTTATGAAAATTTTATTAAAGGAGATATTACTGAAGTTGATGGATTAGATAACCTTCATCATGCAGAAGGAATAATAAAAGAATCTCAACAATTATTGAGTAGCTATTATGGTAGTATAAAATCTTATTTTTTAGTTAATGGTAGTACTAGTGGAAATTTTACTATGGTTTTTTCCACATTCAATGAGGGTGATAAGATTATTGTAGAGAGAAATTGTCATAGATCAATTTTTAACGCAATAATTATGAGAAAGTTAAAACCAGTATATATTAAAAACAAAATTAATTCAAAATATGATGTTCCTTTTCCTTTTGATAAGGAATCTTTTCTTTATTTAATTCACGAAAACAAAGATGCCAAAGGAATCATTATCACATATCCAAATTATTACGGCATATGCCTTGATTTGCCATATATTATTGCTACAGCTAAAAAATACAATATTAAAGTATTGGTAGACGCTGCTCATGGTGCACATTTTGGTGCTAATAAGTTATTACCTGAAAATCCTTTGAAGATGGGAGCTAATATGGTAGTTATGAGTGCACATAAAACTCTACCTAGTTTAACGCAAACAGCCTTTTTACATGTAGGTGAGGATATAGATATAAGTAAGGTCGATTTTTATGTAAGTGCGTTTTTAAGTACAAGTCCATCTTACATGTTTTTATGCTCCATGGATTATGCAAGGTTTTATATTGAGGAGTATGGTGAAAATGATTATGAAGAGTTAATTAAAATATGCAAGTTTAATAGAGTTAAAATTAATAAATTGGATAAATTCCACATACTAGGCCAGGAAGATTTAGAGGATGTATCAGGAAATTCAATTAAATATATTAATAAGTATACACTGGATTTAACTAGATATATATTAAATGTGCCTAAAGGTTATAGTGGTCATAAATTGTTAGAATATTTAAGGATAAACAAAATACAAGCTGAAATGAGTGACAGCAGGAATGTAGTTTTAATATTTTCACCTTTTACTAAGCAGCAAGATTTTGAAAAACTTTACTTAGCTCTTAAAGATTGTGATATGGAATCTCTAAAGGAGCAATATGTGCAGATAATAGATTATGATATCCCATCACAAAGCATGTTTCCCTATGAAGTAATGTTTAGGGAGAAAACTATAGTAGAGTTAAAGAATTCGGAGGGCGAAATATGCGCAGAGGCAATAGTTCCATATCCACCAGGTATACCAATCGTAATGCCTGGGGAAAGACTAGATGAGTACAATATAGCGATGATAATATATTATTTGAAGTATAATGTAACGGTACTTGGAGTTAATGATGGTAAAGTTGCAATAGTAAAATAA
- a CDS encoding PSP1 domain-containing protein, with protein sequence MVTVIGVRFKKAGKIYYFSPNDIEIKKEDRVIVETVRGIEFGECVIGIKEIKEDDIVSPLKCVIRKATDADAEKDLDNKRKEKEAYEICLEKIHKHELDMKLIDVEYTFDNNKVIFYFTADGRVDFRELVKDLAAVFRTRIELRQIGVRDEAKMVGGLGPCGRPMCCSTFLGEFAPVSIKMAKEQNLSLNPTKISGICGRLMCCLNYEQDTYEKIRKTLPTVGSVVDTPFGRADVIGNSVVKESVKIKIKLNGSDEEIVEVKIEDLTLVTGRYEDAVNDEDIKLELAKSGEDLYIIKELIKDN encoded by the coding sequence ATGGTTACAGTAATAGGAGTACGATTTAAAAAAGCTGGTAAAATATATTATTTTAGTCCAAATGATATAGAGATTAAAAAGGAAGATAGAGTTATTGTTGAAACTGTAAGAGGAATAGAATTTGGGGAATGTGTTATTGGCATAAAAGAGATTAAGGAAGATGATATAGTATCTCCTCTTAAATGTGTTATTAGAAAAGCCACAGATGCGGATGCAGAAAAGGATTTGGATAATAAAAGGAAAGAAAAGGAAGCATATGAAATATGCTTAGAGAAGATACATAAACATGAACTTGATATGAAACTTATAGATGTAGAGTATACTTTTGATAATAATAAAGTTATATTTTACTTTACGGCAGATGGACGTGTGGATTTTCGTGAACTCGTAAAGGATTTAGCTGCAGTGTTTAGAACAAGGATAGAACTTAGACAAATAGGAGTTAGGGATGAAGCGAAAATGGTTGGTGGTCTTGGACCATGTGGTAGACCTATGTGTTGTTCGACTTTTCTTGGTGAATTTGCACCAGTATCAATAAAAATGGCTAAAGAACAAAATTTATCATTAAATCCTACAAAAATTTCAGGTATTTGTGGCAGGCTTATGTGTTGTTTAAATTATGAGCAGGATACTTATGAAAAAATAAGAAAAACTTTACCTACAGTAGGGTCTGTAGTAGATACGCCTTTTGGGAGAGCGGATGTTATTGGCAATAGTGTTGTAAAAGAATCAGTCAAAATCAAGATAAAACTTAATGGTAGTGATGAAGAAATTGTCGAGGTTAAAATTGAAGATTTAACATTAGTTACTGGGAGATACGAAGATGCTGTAAATGATGAAGATATTAAATTAGAACTTGCTAAAAGTGGAGAAGATTTATATATTATAAAGGAATTAATAAAAGACAATTAG
- a CDS encoding NAD-dependent protein deacylase, whose protein sequence is MCYKSLETIVKNSTNIVFFGGAGVSTESSIPDFRSAKGLYNVKNDLKFSPEVILSHSFFINHTEDFFKFYKTNMIFTNAVPNAAHITLAELENKNKLKAIITQNIDGLHQMAGSKNVYELHGSIHRNSCMKCNKSFSLNYILASKSIVPICDSCGGIVKPDVVLYEEGLDMDILESSIKAISIADTLIVGGTSLVVYPAANLIKYFNGNNLILINKSPTQYDNQANLVINDNIGKVLSTVCASFI, encoded by the coding sequence ATGTGTTACAAATCATTAGAAACAATTGTAAAAAACAGTACTAATATAGTTTTTTTCGGAGGTGCAGGTGTATCAACAGAAAGTTCCATTCCTGATTTCCGTTCCGCAAAAGGTCTATATAATGTAAAAAATGACTTGAAATTTTCTCCTGAAGTTATTTTGAGTCATTCTTTTTTTATAAATCATACCGAAGACTTTTTTAAATTTTATAAAACTAATATGATTTTTACTAATGCAGTACCGAATGCTGCCCATATTACATTAGCAGAGCTTGAAAATAAAAATAAATTAAAAGCTATAATCACTCAAAACATTGATGGATTACACCAAATGGCAGGCTCAAAAAATGTTTATGAGCTTCATGGATCTATACACAGAAATTCTTGTATGAAATGCAACAAATCTTTTAGTTTAAATTATATATTAGCTAGCAAATCCATAGTTCCAATATGTGATAGTTGTGGTGGTATTGTCAAACCCGATGTAGTTCTTTATGAAGAAGGGTTAGATATGGATATCTTAGAAAGTTCCATTAAGGCAATAAGTATCGCTGATACATTAATTGTAGGTGGTACATCTCTTGTAGTATATCCAGCAGCAAACCTAATTAAATATTTCAATGGAAATAATTTAATTCTCATCAACAAATCTCCAACCCAGTATGACAATCAAGCCAATTTAGTAATTAACGACAATATAGGCAAAGTTTTGAGTACTGTTTGTGCCTCCTTTATTTAA
- a CDS encoding heavy-metal-associated domain-containing protein, whose translation MKSVIKVCNMNTSEDISNVNLAISNNQGVIACQINIQSKQVEIIYDDYFITADNLIESIEEAGYAVV comes from the coding sequence ATGAAGTCAGTTATAAAAGTTTGTAATATGAATACTTCAGAAGATATTAGTAATGTTAATTTAGCAATATCAAATAATCAAGGTGTAATTGCTTGTCAAATAAATATTCAAAGTAAGCAAGTAGAAATAATATATGATGATTATTTTATAACAGCGGATAATTTAATTGAATCTATCGAAGAGGCTGGCTATGCAGTTGTATAA
- a CDS encoding sigma factor G inhibitor Gin, whose translation MQKEKCIICRKPLNGGIIINGRGICNNCEGRIIKAKPNTDFYEYYKNCIRKTLVQFIPRGVTKDCQDYHL comes from the coding sequence ATGCAAAAAGAAAAGTGTATTATATGTAGAAAGCCTCTAAATGGTGGTATAATAATAAATGGAAGAGGAATTTGCAACAATTGCGAAGGAAGAATTATAAAAGCAAAGCCTAATACCGATTTCTATGAATATTACAAGAACTGTATAAGAAAGACTTTAGTACAGTTTATACCAAGAGGAGTGACTAAGGATTGTCAAGATTACCACTTGTAG
- a CDS encoding cyclic-di-AMP receptor: MKLVIAIVQDDDANDLIEEITDKGFRVTKLATTGGFLKSGNTTLLIGVEKEKVDEVLAIIEEVCKERKQIISSPSPVAGSTGVYMPFPIEVDVGGANVFVVDVDKYIKV, translated from the coding sequence ATGAAATTAGTTATTGCAATTGTACAAGACGATGATGCGAACGATTTAATTGAAGAAATAACAGATAAGGGTTTTAGAGTTACAAAACTCGCGACTACTGGAGGATTTCTAAAATCAGGAAATACAACATTACTAATAGGTGTTGAAAAAGAAAAAGTGGATGAAGTTTTAGCTATTATCGAGGAAGTATGTAAGGAAAGAAAGCAAATAATATCATCACCATCACCTGTAGCTGGATCAACAGGAGTCTATATGCCATTTCCTATTGAAGTAGACGTAGGTGGAGCAAATGTATTTGTAGTTGATGTAGATAAGTATATAAAGGTATAA
- a CDS encoding YkuS family protein — protein sequence MKKIAVQEGLKPIKEYLSNEGYVVKEFDNSKKNAGHFLDRYDVVIVTGENQGIMGDQETITSTPIINASGMTGEEVREQIDKSSKK from the coding sequence ATGAAGAAAATAGCAGTACAAGAGGGATTGAAACCAATTAAAGAGTATTTAAGTAATGAAGGTTATGTTGTCAAAGAATTTGATAATAGTAAAAAGAATGCAGGTCATTTCTTAGATAGATATGATGTTGTTATTGTAACAGGTGAGAATCAAGGGATAATGGGAGACCAGGAAACTATAACATCTACTCCAATTATTAATGCAAGTGGTATGACAGGGGAAGAAGTTAGGGAGCAAATAGATAAAAGTAGTAAAAAATAG
- a CDS encoding peptidylprolyl isomerase yields MENKVLAIVNGSKITEKDIKRSLLRFPQETQDHYKTEEGKKEFLDQMINFELIYNYALDGDMKNDEDYIEQMHLIEKDILIQTGVKNIMSDINITEEEIENYYKENIQMFKSEETASAKHILVDTLEQMKEIKLEITNGMSFEEAAKKYSKCPSAAQGGSLGSFTRGRMVPEFEKVAFELKVGEISEPVKTQFGYHLIQLDEKSAGNVKTLEESRPMIAENISHQKQNEKYISTVTELKDKYKVEIK; encoded by the coding sequence ATGGAAAATAAAGTTTTAGCTATAGTAAATGGAAGTAAAATAACTGAAAAAGATATAAAAAGGTCATTGTTGAGATTCCCACAGGAGACACAAGACCACTATAAAACAGAAGAAGGTAAAAAAGAGTTTTTAGACCAAATGATAAATTTTGAATTAATATACAACTATGCACTTGACGGTGATATGAAGAATGATGAAGATTATATAGAGCAAATGCATCTAATTGAAAAAGATATTTTAATACAAACAGGTGTAAAAAATATAATGTCAGATATAAATATAACTGAAGAAGAGATTGAAAATTATTATAAAGAAAATATTCAGATGTTCAAAAGTGAGGAGACTGCATCGGCTAAACATATATTAGTTGATACTTTGGAGCAAATGAAGGAGATTAAATTAGAAATAACTAATGGAATGTCTTTTGAAGAAGCAGCTAAGAAATATTCTAAATGTCCATCAGCTGCTCAAGGTGGTAGTTTAGGTAGTTTTACTAGAGGCAGAATGGTTCCAGAATTTGAAAAAGTTGCTTTTGAATTAAAAGTTGGAGAGATAAGTGAACCTGTTAAAACTCAATTTGGATATCATTTAATACAATTAGATGAAAAAAGCGCAGGAAATGTGAAAACTTTGGAAGAATCTAGGCCTATGATTGCTGAGAATATATCACATCAAAAACAAAATGAAAAATATATAAGTACTGTAACAGAATTAAAAGACAAATATAAAGTTGAAATAAAGTAA
- the tmk gene encoding dTMP kinase: MGRGRMIVLEGPDGSGKTTQIELLEKHLQKSGYEVVRVREPGGTGISEKIREIILDNDNCKMSYMCEALLYAASRAQLVNEVIKPALEKGKIVICDRFVYSSMVYQGIGRGLGMERIKSINEVALDGLKPDLTFMIAIPYEEGLNRKKKQGNLDRLENSGNEFHKKVFEGYMDICIKYDKIEVLDGNRSVEEIQKDIINTIKIIKL; this comes from the coding sequence ATGGGAAGAGGGCGTATGATAGTACTAGAAGGCCCAGATGGTTCAGGAAAAACTACACAGATAGAATTATTAGAAAAACATTTACAAAAATCTGGATATGAAGTAGTAAGAGTCAGGGAACCTGGAGGCACGGGAATTAGTGAAAAAATAAGAGAAATAATATTAGATAACGATAATTGTAAAATGAGTTATATGTGTGAAGCATTACTTTATGCAGCATCTCGCGCACAATTAGTAAATGAGGTTATAAAGCCAGCACTAGAAAAGGGTAAAATAGTCATATGTGATCGTTTTGTTTATTCTTCAATGGTATATCAAGGCATTGGTCGAGGCCTTGGCATGGAGAGAATAAAGAGTATTAATGAGGTAGCGCTAGATGGTCTTAAGCCTGATTTAACGTTTATGATTGCAATTCCTTACGAGGAAGGGTTAAATAGGAAAAAAAAGCAAGGTAATTTAGATCGCTTAGAAAATAGTGGGAATGAATTTCATAAAAAAGTTTTTGAAGGTTACATGGATATTTGTATAAAATATGATAAAATAGAAGTACTAGATGGTAATAGAAGTGTAGAAGAAATACAAAAGGATATAATAAATACAATCAAAATAATAAAATTATAA